One genomic region from Deinococcus apachensis DSM 19763 encodes:
- a CDS encoding hydroxyacid-oxoacid transhydrogenase, producing MSTPPNHETLFTIEATPVKFGPGAADDAGWEAARLGIRRAFVVLDPALAGGEAARRVLEGLRVSGVDPVVYTGIRVEPDLASLERAAAAAREAGVDGFVALGGGSTIDTAKVANLLTTHGGGVMDYVNAPIGGGRPVPGPLRPLLAIPTTAGSGSEATTVAILDLPELGVKSGISHRYLRPGQAIVDPELTRTAPGSVIASAGLDVVCHAAESLLSRPYTTRPRPASPAERPPYQGSNPVADLWSAQALRYGGQYLRRAVRDPDDVEARGFMMLSATMAGVGFGSAGVHIPHACAYPIAGLRHAFRAPGYPQDHAFVPHGFSVIVTAPAAFRFTFGADPAKHVYAASLLTGQEYEPDDAGALPNALLDLMRDVGAPSGIAELGYGEADLPALVAGALKQQRLLAVAPRTPSTGDLEGILRGSLHNWEVTPAQAG from the coding sequence TTGTCCACCCCGCCCAACCACGAAACCCTCTTCACCATTGAGGCCACGCCCGTCAAGTTCGGCCCCGGCGCCGCCGACGACGCGGGCTGGGAGGCCGCGCGGCTGGGTATCCGGCGCGCGTTCGTGGTGCTCGACCCGGCGCTGGCAGGGGGCGAGGCGGCGCGGAGAGTGCTGGAGGGCCTGCGGGTCTCCGGGGTGGACCCCGTCGTCTACACCGGCATCCGGGTCGAACCCGATCTCGCCAGCCTGGAGCGGGCCGCGGCCGCCGCGCGGGAGGCGGGAGTGGACGGTTTCGTCGCCCTGGGTGGCGGCTCGACCATCGACACGGCGAAGGTCGCCAACCTGCTCACGACGCACGGCGGCGGGGTGATGGACTACGTGAACGCGCCCATCGGGGGTGGGCGCCCAGTCCCCGGCCCGCTGCGGCCCCTCCTCGCCATCCCGACGACGGCGGGCTCGGGCTCGGAGGCGACCACGGTGGCGATCCTCGACCTGCCCGAGTTGGGGGTCAAGAGCGGGATCAGCCACCGTTATCTGCGTCCGGGCCAGGCCATCGTGGACCCCGAACTCACCCGCACCGCGCCGGGCAGCGTGATCGCCTCGGCGGGTCTGGACGTGGTCTGCCACGCCGCCGAGAGCCTGCTCAGCCGCCCCTACACCACCCGCCCGCGCCCGGCCTCGCCTGCCGAACGTCCGCCCTATCAGGGCAGCAACCCGGTGGCGGACCTGTGGTCGGCCCAGGCCCTGCGCTATGGGGGGCAGTACCTGCGCCGGGCGGTGCGCGACCCGGACGACGTGGAGGCGCGCGGCTTCATGATGCTCTCGGCCACGATGGCGGGAGTCGGCTTCGGCTCGGCGGGGGTGCATATCCCGCACGCCTGCGCGTATCCCATCGCGGGGTTGCGCCATGCGTTCCGCGCCCCCGGTTATCCCCAGGACCACGCCTTCGTTCCCCACGGCTTCAGCGTGATCGTGACCGCCCCCGCCGCCTTTCGCTTCACCTTCGGGGCCGACCCGGCCAAACACGTGTACGCGGCGAGCCTCCTGACCGGGCAGGAGTACGAACCCGACGACGCTGGCGCCCTGCCAAACGCCCTGCTCGACCTGATGCGGGACGTGGGGGCGCCGAGCGGCATCGCCGAGCTGGGCTACGGCGAGGCCGACCTCCCTGCCCTGGTGGCCGGAGCCCTCAAGCAGCAGCGGCTCCTGGCCGTCGCGCCCAGGACACCCAGCACCGGGGACCTGGAGGGCATCCTGCGGGGGTCCCTGCACAACTGGGAGGTCACTCCGGCACAGGCGGGATAA